One genomic window of Channa argus isolate prfri chromosome 5, Channa argus male v1.0, whole genome shotgun sequence includes the following:
- the LOC137128200 gene encoding bactericidal permeability-increasing protein-like, producing MSLTSSFRMHCFQSNEDIGRERLVLKQTAALVKMYPCCWLVLVALIPVTLGTNPGVNVKLTQKGLEYGRQLGLASIQQELKSIKVPDISGTERVSPIGKVQYSLSNLQIVNVGFPQSAVDLVPGTGVRLSISNAFISLHGDWRVKYLVIIKDSGSFDLNVNGLTITTSIAIRSDETGRPAVTSVGCAASVGSVSIKFHGGASWLYNLFTSFIDKALRGELAKQLCPLVNNAVSNLNPHLKTLNVLAQVDKYAEIEYSMVSSPTVSSSSIDLNLKGEFYNIGKHQEPPVPPTLFFLPSQNNNMLYLGLSAFTANSAAFVYDKAEIFNLYITDDIIPQSSPIRLSTKTFGVVIPQIAKLYPGLMIKLLVKTVKTPIISFQPNNITIQATGTVTAYAIQPNAILSPLFVLNLDTSVSTQMFVSEMRLAGAVSLNKMDLTLGTSYVGAFQVKSLDKVLQMVLELVVIPKVNAQLAKGYPLPAFGKMKLVNTQLQVLKDYMLIGTDVQFTA from the exons ATGAGCCTTACTTCCTCTTTCAGAATGCATTGTTTTCAGTCAAACGAGGACATCGGGAGAGAAAGATTGGTtctaaaacaaactgctgctttAG TCAAGATGTACCCGTGCTGCTGGCTCGTCCTGGTCGCTCTGATCCCTGTGACCTTAGGCACCAACCCTGGAGTAAATGTCAAGCTAACACAGAAAGGCCTTGAATATG GCAGGCAACTGGGGTTGGCTTCAATCCAGCAGGAACTCAAAAGCATCAAAGTCCCGGATATTTCAGGGACAGAGCGTGTGTCTCCCATTGGAAAAGTCCAGTACAGCCTGTCAAA TTTGCAGATAGTGAATGTGGGATTTCCACAGTCTGCAGTGGATCTGGTGCCAGGTACTGGTGTGAGACTGTCTATCAGTAATGCTTTCATCAGTCTGCATGGGGACTGGAGGGTCAAGTACCTCGTAATAAT AAAGGACAGCGGCTCTTTTGATCTGAATGTGAACGGACTCACTATCACCACAAGTATCGCCATCAGGAGTGATGAGACAGGCCGACCTGCAGTCACTAGTGTCGGCTGTGCAGCCAGTGTCGGCAGTGTCAGCATCAAGTTTCACGGTGGAGCCAG TTGGCTGTACAATCTGTTCACAAGCTTCATTGATAAGGCATTGCGTGGTGAATTAGCGAAACAG CTCTGCCCTCTGGTGAATAATGCAGTATCTAATTTGAACCCTCACTTAAAAACTctcaatg TTTTAGCCCAGGTGGACAAGTATGCAGAGATTGAATATTCAATGGTGTCCTCGCCCACGGTGTCATCGTCTTCTATAGACTTGAACTTAAAG GGAGAATTTTACAACATCGGGAAGCACCAGGAGCCTCCAGTCCCCCCCACACTCTTTTTCCTGCCGTCCCAGAACAACAACATGCTGTACTTGGGTTTGTCTGCCTTCACTGCCAACTCTGCAGCCTTTGTCTATGATAAAGCTGAAATCTTTAATCTCTACATCACAGATGATATA ATCCCTCAAAGTTCTCCCATAAGACTCAGCACTAAAACATTTGGGGTCGTCATcccacag ATTGCCAAGCTCTACCCAGGCCTGATGATAAAACTGCTGGTGAAGACGGTGAAAACTCCTATCATCAGTTTTCAACCCAACAACATAACCATCCAGGCCACTGGCACAGTGACGGCCTACGCCATCCAACCCAACGCCATACTGTCCCCTCTTTTTGTCCTGAACTTA GACACCAGTGTCAGCACCCAGATGTTTGTCAGTGAAATGAGGCTGGCTGGAGCTGTCAGCCTTAACAA AATGGATCTGACCCTTGGGACAAGTTATGTTGGAGCGTTTCAG GTCAAATCCCTTGATAAGGTCCTCCAAATGGTGCTTGAACTGGTAGTGATACCCAAAGTGAATG CGCAACTTGCAAAGGGATACCCACTTCCTGCATTTGGGAAGATGAAACTTGTGAATACCCAGCTTCAGGTCCTAAAG GACTACATGCTGATTGGGACAGATGTTCAGTTCACGGCTTGA